The following DNA comes from Deltaproteobacteria bacterium.
GCTCGGCGCATCTACGCAGCCGTCAAGTTTTTTCTCTTCACGATGGCCGGCTCGCTGCTGATGCTCGTCGCCATCTTCGTGCTCTATCGCACCGCGCTCGCGCAGTACGGCGTGCCGACGATGGAGATCGCGAAACTCTACGACATGAAGCTGCCCGCGACCGTGATCCTCGGCCTTCGCGTCGATCAGTGGTTGTTCCTCGCCTTTGCGCTCGCGTTCGCGATCAAGGTGCCGATGTGGCCGTTCCACACGTGGCTGCCCGATGCGCACGTCGAGGCGCCCACGCCGGGCTCGGTCATCCTCGCGGCGATCCTCCTGAAGATGGGCACCTACGGCTTCCTGCGTCTCGCGATTCCGCTCTACCCGGCTGCGGCCCTGGACTTCGCCCCGATGATGGCGACGCTCGCGGTCATCGGCATCGTGTACGGCGCGCTGGTCGCGATGGTACAGCCCGACATCAAGAAGCTCGTCGCGTACAGTTCCGTCAGCCACCTGGGATTCGTCATGCTCGGCCTGTTCGCGTTCAACGCGATGGGCGTGCAGGGCGCGATCCTGCAGATGGTCAATCACGGGCTTTCCACCGGCGCGCTCTTCCTCATCGTCGGCATGATTTACGAGCGCCGCCACACGCGGCTCATCGCCGACTTCGGCGGCATCGCGAAGATCATGCCGGTCTTCACCGTGTTCTTCATGATCGTCACGCTCAGCTCGATCGGGCTGCCGGGCACCAACGGATTCATCGGCGAGTTCCTGATTCTCGTCGGCGCGTACAAGGCCGTCTTCCCGGCGGCGCTCGCGGGCAACTGGCCCGAGGCCGTGCACGCGATCGGCATCGCGCGCATGGGCGGCGCGGGACTCGTGCTCGCGGTCCTCGCCACGACGGGCGTGATCTTCGGCGCGGTCTACATGCTCTGGATGTTCCAGCGCGTGATGTTCGGGCCCGTGACGCACGAGGAGAACCGGCGCCTACCGGATCTGTCGGCGCGCGAGATCGCCGTGTTGTTGCCGATCTTGGCGTTTATCTTCGTGATCGGGCTCTATCCCCGCCCGTTCCTCGACCGGATGCAGCCGTCGGTGGACGCGCTGAACGCGCGCGTCGCGGCCGCGGCGATGGCGACGGCGCACGCGGAAAGTGAACCCGTGGCGCTTGTCGCCGATCTGGGCGCGACGACCGCGGTCGCGGATCTGGGCGCGACGGCGAAATGAGCGGATGAAAAGGGCGTAACGCATGTTCCATATCGACCTCTCGCAGTACCGACTGGCCTTTCTCGCGCCCGAGCTCGTTTTGTGCGGCTTCGCGTTCCTGCTGCTGCTGCTCGGAGCGTTTTCGCGCGCCGAAAGCAATCGCCACAGCGCCGGGTGGATCGCGGTGACGGGCTTCGTCGTGGCCGTGGCGCTTTCCTTCGTGTATCGCCACGCGGCGACCGAGACGCTGTTCGGCGCGATTCGCGTCGACGGATTTTCGACCTTCTTCAAGATCGTGATCTTTACCGGCGCGGCGATCTCGTCGCTGCTGTCGATGGACTATCTGCGCCGTCGCGACATTCAGGAGTGCGAGTTCTTCGCGCTGCTCGTTTTCGCCGCCGTCGGCATGTCGCTGCTCGCGGCGTCGGCCGATCTCATCGCCGTGCTCGTGTGCATCGAGATCATGTCGCTCGCGGTTTACGTGCTGGTCGGCATTCGCCCCGGCGACGAATTCGGCACCGAGGCGGCGCTCAAGTATTTCACGCTCGGCGCGTTCGCGTCGGGCATTCTCGTCTTCGGCATCGCGCTCGTGTACGGCACGGCCGGCACGGTTCACTTGGCCGCGATCGCCCGGGCCGCCGCCGCCGGGGCGATTGCCGAACCGACGCTTTTCAAGGTCGGTCTCGCGATGCTGCTGACGGGTTTTGCGTTCAAGGTCGCGGCCGTGCCGTTCCACATGTGGGCGCCGGACGTCTATCAGGGCGCACCCGCTCCGGTGACCGGATTCATGGCAATGGGCGTCAAAGCGGCGGCGTTCGCCGCGGCGATTCGCGTGTTTCAGGTTGCGTTCGGTGGCCAGTTCGACGACTGGCGACCGATCGTGTGGACGCTCGCGCTCGTCACGATGGTGCTCGGAAATTTCCTGGCGCTCATGCAGGATCACGTCAAACGGCTGCTCGCGTATTCGTCGATCGCCCACGCGGGCTACGTGCTGGTCGGCCTCGCGGGCAAAAGCGAGGCGCTCACGCCCGCCATGATGTTCTATCTGGGTTCGTACGCGTTCATGACGCTCGGCACCTTCGCGGTGCTCTCGGCGATCAGCGACGGCGACGGCGAACGCGACGCGCTCACCGAGTGGCGCGGCCTCGGGCGGCGGCGACCGGTGCTCGGCGCGATGATGGCGATGTTCCTGTTCTCCCTCGCGGGCATTCCGCCCTTCGCGGGATTCTTCGCGAAATTCTACCTGTTCTACGCGGCGGTCGAGGCGGGCGACACCGCGCTGGTGCTCGTGGCCGTGACGGCGAGCTTCGTGAGCCTCTACTACTACCTCAAGGTCATCGTGGTCATGTACATGAGCGAGGCCGAAGCGACCGAACCCGCGACCGAGTCCGAACTCGGCTTCGGCACGCGCGCGGCGCTCGCGCTCTCGGCGCTCGGCGTGCTCGGGCTCGGCCTGCTGCCCTCGCGCGTGCTCGAATGGGCCGCGTCCGCCGCGCCCAGCCTCTTCCGCTGATCTAATCCGGAATCTCGGGAGCGACGACGTCCGCGATCGCCCGGGCGATCGCGGCGTGGCCGGTGAGGACCTCCGACCGTATGATGATAATGTTCTCACATATTGACAAATGATGACAATATCATCATCGTCCTTTCGAGATGAAGGCCGCCGACAACCGATTTGACCGTGCGGAGACGGCTTTTCGCCGCGCGGGCGGAATCATGAAATATTCCGACGCCGTCCGTCTGCGCATTCACCCGGAAACGCTCGCCGGTTTATTGGCGGAAGGTCGGATCGAGCGATTGGCCCGCGGCGTCTACCGCCTCACCGACCTTCCTCCGCCGCGCATGCCGGATCTGGCCGTTGTCGCGGCACGTGTTCCCGGCGGCGTGATCTGTCTGATTTCGGCGTTGTCGTTTCACGGCCTGACCACGCAGATTCCCGGCGCGGTGCATCTGGCTGTTTTACGCGGATCGCGAATCCCGCGCCTCGACCACCCGCCGATTCGGGTGTTCCGTTTCAGCGCGTCCGCGTTCGGAATCGGTGTGGTACAGCATGCCATCGACGGAGTGAACGTGCGGATTTTCGACGCGGAGAAGACGCTGGTGGACTGCTTCAAGTTTCGCAACGCAATTGGACTCGATGTCGCGCTCGAGGCCCTGAAGCTATACCGCGAACGAAAAAAACCGCGCGTGAAGAAACTCCTCGAATACGCGCGCACGTGCCGCATGGAGCGCGTCATGACGCCGTATCTGGATGCCGTGTTATGACGAAACACGCCGTGACCGATCTGGCCGCTTCGGTTCATCAGCGGCTGCGCAATCTCGCGGCGCGCACTGATCGCCCCTTCGACGAACTGTTCCAGCGATACGCGATGGAGCGTTTTCTCCACCGCCTGTCCCGATCGCCGCATGCCGGCCGTTTTGTTCTCAAGGGCGCGCTGATGCTGGCCGTATGGGACGCGCCGATGTCGCGACCGACGATGGATATCGATCTGCTCGGCCGGATGCGTAACGACGTCGACTCGGTGTTGGACGTGGTCCGGGATGTGTGCGTGATGATGGTGGAACCCGACGGAATGGCGTTCGACCCGAATTCGGTTCGCGGGGTGGTCATCAAGGAAGATGCCGAATACAGCGGGGTTCGAGCGACTGCGCGCGGGAATCTCGGCGTATCCCGTGTCCAGATCCAGATCGACGTGGGTTTCGGCGATGTGATCGTCCCCTGCGAATCGGAAATCGTTTTTCCCACGCTCCTCGACATGCCCGCGCCGATTCTCCAGGGATACAGTCGCGAAAGCGTCGTGGCGGAAAAATTCGAGG
Coding sequences within:
- a CDS encoding nucleotidyl transferase AbiEii/AbiGii toxin family protein, encoding MTKHAVTDLAASVHQRLRNLAARTDRPFDELFQRYAMERFLHRLSRSPHAGRFVLKGALMLAVWDAPMSRPTMDIDLLGRMRNDVDSVLDVVRDVCVMMVEPDGMAFDPNSVRGVVIKEDAEYSGVRATARGNLGVSRVQIQIDVGFGDVIVPCESEIVFPTLLDMPAPILQGYSRESVVAEKFEAAVKLDLRNTRMRDIYDLGFLSRQFPFDAVSLSHAIRATFANRGTDLEANPTIFAGAFADNPAKAALWRAFTARMRIPRDPGGLAGVIDAVATFLRPIMASLVEARAFEADWPPGGPWRERKPAAK
- a CDS encoding NADH-quinone oxidoreductase subunit M, translated to MDANPQLIFPYLTLLIVLPLAGLPIVGVISRKDPHVIKGVGFAILLAEFVVSIPLAFAFQGGTAAMQFVEYYRWVPRFDIAYHVGIDGLSLWLVMLTTFFGPIVVLSIWRSIDRMEKEFMLSLLLLQASMIGAFVSANLFLFYVFWELMLIPMYFMIGIWGGARRIYAAVKFFLFTMAGSLLMLVAIFVLYRTALAQYGVPTMEIAKLYDMKLPATVILGLRVDQWLFLAFALAFAIKVPMWPFHTWLPDAHVEAPTPGSVILAAILLKMGTYGFLRLAIPLYPAAALDFAPMMATLAVIGIVYGALVAMVQPDIKKLVAYSSVSHLGFVMLGLFAFNAMGVQGAILQMVNHGLSTGALFLIVGMIYERRHTRLIADFGGIAKIMPVFTVFFMIVTLSSIGLPGTNGFIGEFLILVGAYKAVFPAALAGNWPEAVHAIGIARMGGAGLVLAVLATTGVIFGAVYMLWMFQRVMFGPVTHEENRRLPDLSAREIAVLLPILAFIFVIGLYPRPFLDRMQPSVDALNARVAAAAMATAHAESEPVALVADLGATTAVADLGATAK
- a CDS encoding type IV toxin-antitoxin system AbiEi family antitoxin domain-containing protein produces the protein MKAADNRFDRAETAFRRAGGIMKYSDAVRLRIHPETLAGLLAEGRIERLARGVYRLTDLPPPRMPDLAVVAARVPGGVICLISALSFHGLTTQIPGAVHLAVLRGSRIPRLDHPPIRVFRFSASAFGIGVVQHAIDGVNVRIFDAEKTLVDCFKFRNAIGLDVALEALKLYRERKKPRVKKLLEYARTCRMERVMTPYLDAVL
- a CDS encoding NADH-quinone oxidoreductase subunit N; this translates as MFHIDLSQYRLAFLAPELVLCGFAFLLLLLGAFSRAESNRHSAGWIAVTGFVVAVALSFVYRHAATETLFGAIRVDGFSTFFKIVIFTGAAISSLLSMDYLRRRDIQECEFFALLVFAAVGMSLLAASADLIAVLVCIEIMSLAVYVLVGIRPGDEFGTEAALKYFTLGAFASGILVFGIALVYGTAGTVHLAAIARAAAAGAIAEPTLFKVGLAMLLTGFAFKVAAVPFHMWAPDVYQGAPAPVTGFMAMGVKAAAFAAAIRVFQVAFGGQFDDWRPIVWTLALVTMVLGNFLALMQDHVKRLLAYSSIAHAGYVLVGLAGKSEALTPAMMFYLGSYAFMTLGTFAVLSAISDGDGERDALTEWRGLGRRRPVLGAMMAMFLFSLAGIPPFAGFFAKFYLFYAAVEAGDTALVLVAVTASFVSLYYYLKVIVVMYMSEAEATEPATESELGFGTRAALALSALGVLGLGLLPSRVLEWAASAAPSLFR